Below is a window of Limibacillus halophilus DNA.
TCAGTTTTGGTCGCAATACGAGCATCAAGTGTTTCGATGAACTGCCCATCTCGCATTACCGTCACGCGATCGCCAATTTTCTGGATCTCTTCAATCCGGTGTGTGATGTAGACGATCCCGACACCCTCACCTCTAAGACGATTGATCAGGGCAAAAAGTATATCTGTCTCTGTTTTGGTTAATGATGCCGTGGGCTCGTCGAGTATCAATACGCGCGGCTTGGTCATTGTTGCTTTAGCGATCTCCACCATCTGGCACTCTGCGCGCGACAAGTCCGAAATAATCGCCTTGGTGTCGAGAGCGAAGCCCAGGCTCTCGATAATTTCTCGCGCCTGACGCCGCATCAGAGATTTCTTGAGTGTTCCGTATCGTGTCAGTTCCGAGCCGAGAAAAAGATTGTCTTCGACAGTTAAATCCGGCGCGAGGCTGAACTCCTGAAAGACTGATGCAATTCCCTTATCGTGAGCATCCCTTACTGAGTGCATCGTCACCGGCAATCCATCGAGCAGAATTTCTCCTCTAGTCGGTTGGTTTGCCCCACAAAGGATATTCACAAGAGTGGTTTTCCCAGCCCCATTCTCTCCAAATAAAACATGAACTTCGCCAGCACGTAGACTGAAGTTCATCGAGTCTAGAGCCATGAACCCTGAGTAAGATTTTGAAAGATTCCGGGCTTCCAGCAAAGGGGGGCTCGAACCGTTCGCATCGGCGAACGCGTCCGGTTCAGTTTTTTGTTTGCTCAACATGAAGCGCCCGCCGCCTTGCCATGATTGTGAGGTGCACTGGTTCGATCTGTCGCATCTGGCCCAAAGGAACTGGGGGCGTCGCCCAATTTGCCACGCCCCCTATTCCTCCGACAATCAGTCGACGCGGAAGTATGGATCCCAGCCAACTGGTGCCAGTGAAAGCGAGCGGTCGTAGGTATCCACGTTACTCGCATCGATCATGGCAAAGCCGGTGTCGACGTCGGCATCAACTTCCTTGCCCTCAAGGATGCGAACCAGCTGATCAATCGCAATCCGTGCCTGCGCGGCTGTATAGTCGGTGACCACGCCTAGCACTGTCCCCTCACGCAATGCTGCCTCGGTTTCCGGCGTCATATAGGATGCTATGAGTTGGATGTCTTGACGCCCTTTCTCCTTCAGCACCTGAACACCTCCCTCAATCGCTGGCGCAATGCCGCCGATATACTTGATGTCCGGGTAGGTCAGCAGCGCGTCTTCTATCAGCGGGATCTGGCTGGCTTTACCTGGCTCACCCCAGATCACCTTGACGACCTCTATCGCATTGTTGCCCTCGACGGTCTTAACGAAACCTTCGGCGGAATCAACGGACCAATTCGGCCCCTCCGGACCTGCCATCCAAAGCACTTTCACAGGTTCCGAGCCCACTGGATGGAGTTTGTTCAGGTATTCGCCGGCAATCCTGCCTGAATCGAACCAATTGCCAAGTGCGCGTGCGGCCACGTCATCGGAATCAACCTCACCACCGGTGATTGCAAGCGGCACACCCTTCTTGGCGCCTACTGAAATGGTGCGGTTTAAGCCAGTCGCGGATATCGCGACAATCATTATCGCATCCGCTCCTCGCGTGATGCAGTCCTCCATCTGAGATATCTGCGTCGGAAGTTCCGTATATCCACCGGCGGCATAGACCGACATGGATAGCCCCTTATCCTCGGCTTCCGTCACCGAACCATACGTCATCGCGATGTAATAAGGGTCCTTAGTGTGTGGAAAGAGAACGCAGATGTCCCACTTCTTCGTTACCTCGGAAGCAGGAAGCGGCTTGTACTCTTTGTTTATCCATTCTGCGCCCGGATCAAATGCTGGATTGCGAGCCCGGATCTGCATCGACCAATCGTCCCCCGCATATGCTGGCAAGCCGATGGAAAGCAACGCTGTCACGGCTAAGGCTCTTTGAAACATCCTCAATTTCGTCCCTCCCTATTCATTAATGGCCCAAACTTCGGTGATTCTCATCTTGGTATTTTGGTATACCAAATTACCTGAAGATACTGCCTTGCTGTTACGCTGCGCGCAATAGCTTATTTTAGGGCAGTGTCAGAAGAACTTGGGTTGAGAGGACTCGTGCCGTTCCCTACCCTGCGCACATGACCAAACGCAGCCCCTTTCGCTATTTCAAGACGTCGCCCGAGATCATCCGCCTGGCGGTCATGATGTATGTTCGCTTCCCGCTTTCATTACGGAATGTAGAGGATCTTCTCCACGAACGTGGCATCGATATCAGCCACGAGACAGTGCGTTTCTGGTGGCAGCGCTTCGGCCCAATGTTCGCCTCTGAGATCCGTAAGCGACGGATCCAAAGCATGCGGTCAAGCCTCTGGCGGTGGCATCTGGACGAGGTCTTCGTGAAGATCAATGGCGGGTATTGTCAGAAGAAACTGCTCTGATAGACTGAACATAGCTCGGCATTGTCAGAGCAAATCGCCTTGAGCAAGGTCGGGCGATCTCGTAGCGTCCGGCCATGACCAAACGCAGCCCATTCCGCTATTTCAAGACGTCGCCCGAAATCATCCGCCTGGCGGTCATGATGTATATTCGATTCCCACTCTCACTACGGAACGTGGAGGATCTTCTTCACGAGCGCGGGATCAATATCAGCCACGAGACAGTGCGTTTCTGGTGGCAGCGCTTCGGACCGATGTTCGCTGCCGAGATCCGCAAACGACGGATCCAAAGCATGCGGTCAAGCCTCTGGCGATGGCATCTGGATGAGGTGTTCGTGAAGATCAACGGGGAAACGCACTATCTGTGGCGCGCCGTCGATCACGAGGGCGAGGTTCTGGAATCCTTCGTGACGAAGAAACGAGACAAGAAAGCTGCGTTGAAATTCCTAAGGAAAGCAATGCGCAAGCACGGACGACCCGAGGTTATCGTAACCGATCGGCTTCGGTCCTATGGGGCCGCGATGAAAGAGATCGGCAATATCGATCGTCAGCATATAGGCCGTTGGATGAACAATCGTGCTGAGAGTTCACATCTGCCCTTCCGACGACGGGAACGGGCCATGCTTCGCTTCCGACGTATGCGAAATCTTCAGAAATTTACTGCCGTCCATGCCGCCCTCTACAACCTCTTCAACTCAGAACGCAGCCTTTCCTCTCGAACTATATTCAAGTTAAACCGCGCCGCCGCTCTCACCGAATGGCGCGGTCTTTTTGCTGCCTGACGCTCGCCATTGCTGAGGCTTACTGAGACTAGTTCGAATTAGTCTGACAGCTCCATTCACCGCCATCCATGCCTCCGTCTACAACCACTTCAACACAGAACGCAGCCTTTCCTCTCGTACCATATTCAAGCTGAACCGCGCCGCCGCTCTCTCCGAGTGGCGCGGCCTTCTCGCTGCCTGAAGCTCAGCATGTTTGGGGCATACTGAGACTAGTTCGATTTTGTCTGACAGCTCCCTCTCAACCCAAGTTCTTCTGACAAGGCCCAGGCAACTGCTCCCGCGTCAGAGCCTTGCCTGCTGTTCTTCCTCGAGGATCTGCTTAGCTATACGGAAGCATTCAACACCCGCAGGGATGCCGCAGTAGACGGCGATCTGGATCAGTACGGCCTGCAGTTCTTTCTCGCTCAGGCCGTTCCGTCGAGCGCCGCGAAAATGCAGTGCAAACTCCTCCATGCGGCCCAATGCGGCAATCATGCCCAGATTGATCAGGCTTCGCTCCCGCCGCGAAAGCGTATCGTCACTCCAGGCCACGCCCCAACAATATTCGCTGACTAATTCCTGGAAGGGGCGTGTGAAGTCGGTCGCTCCATCCACCGCCTTTTCGACGTAGTCCTTTCCCAGAACCTCGGTCCTGACGCTCAATCCCGCCTCGTAGCGCTTGCGGTCCATTTTTCATG
It encodes the following:
- a CDS encoding IS6 family transposase; the protein is MTKRSPFRYFKTSPEIIRLAVMMYIRFPLSLRNVEDLLHERGINISHETVRFWWQRFGPMFAAEIRKRRIQSMRSSLWRWHLDEVFVKINGETHYLWRAVDHEGEVLESFVTKKRDKKAALKFLRKAMRKHGRPEVIVTDRLRSYGAAMKEIGNIDRQHIGRWMNNRAESSHLPFRRRERAMLRFRRMRNLQKFTAVHAALYNLFNSERSLSSRTIFKLNRAAALTEWRGLFAA
- the torT gene encoding TMAO reductase system periplasmic protein TorT → MFQRALAVTALLSIGLPAYAGDDWSMQIRARNPAFDPGAEWINKEYKPLPASEVTKKWDICVLFPHTKDPYYIAMTYGSVTEAEDKGLSMSVYAAGGYTELPTQISQMEDCITRGADAIMIVAISATGLNRTISVGAKKGVPLAITGGEVDSDDVAARALGNWFDSGRIAGEYLNKLHPVGSEPVKVLWMAGPEGPNWSVDSAEGFVKTVEGNNAIEVVKVIWGEPGKASQIPLIEDALLTYPDIKYIGGIAPAIEGGVQVLKEKGRQDIQLIASYMTPETEAALREGTVLGVVTDYTAAQARIAIDQLVRILEGKEVDADVDTGFAMIDASNVDTYDRSLSLAPVGWDPYFRVD
- a CDS encoding carboxymuconolactone decarboxylase family protein, with the protein product MDRKRYEAGLSVRTEVLGKDYVEKAVDGATDFTRPFQELVSEYCWGVAWSDDTLSRRERSLINLGMIAALGRMEEFALHFRGARRNGLSEKELQAVLIQIAVYCGIPAGVECFRIAKQILEEEQQARL